The Saccopteryx leptura isolate mSacLep1 chromosome 2, mSacLep1_pri_phased_curated, whole genome shotgun sequence genome has a window encoding:
- the GRIN1 gene encoding glutamate receptor ionotropic, NMDA 1 isoform X16, with product MSTMRLLTLALLFSCSFARAACDPKIVNIGAVLSTRKHEQVFREAVNQANKRHGSWKIQLNATSVTHKPNAIQMALSVCEDLISSQVYAILVSHPPTPNDHFTPTPVSYTAGFYRIPVLGLTTRMSIYSDKSIHLSFLRTVPPYSHQSSVWFEMMRVYSWNHIILLVSDDHEGRAAQKRLETLLEERESKAEKVLQFDPGTKNVTALLMEARELEARVIILSASEDDAATVYRAAAMLNMTGSGYVWLVGEREISGNALRYAPDGIIGLQLINGKNESAHISDAVGVVAQAVHELLEKENITDPPRGCVGNTNIWKTGPLFKRVLMSSKYADGVTGRVEFNEDGDRKFANYSIMNLQNRKLVQVGIYNGTHVIPNDRKIIWPGGETEKPRGYQMSTRLKIVTIHQEPFVYVKPTLNDGTCKEEITVNGDPVKKVICTGPNDTSPGSPRHTVPQCCYGFCIDLLIKLARTMNFTYEVHLVADGKFGTQERVNNSNKKEWNGMMGELLSGQADMIVAPLTINNERAQYIEFSKPFKYQGLTILVKKEIPRSTLDSFMQPFQSTLWLLVGLSVHVVAVMLYLLDRFSPFGRFKVNSEEEEEDALTLSSAMWFSWGVLLNSGIGEGAPRSFSARILGMVWAGFAMIIVASYTANLAAFLVLDRPEERITGINDPRLRNPSDKFIYATVKQSSVDIYFRRQVELSTMYRHMEKHNYESAAEAIQAVRDNKLHAFIWDSAVLEFEASQKCDLVTTGELFFRSGFGIGMRKDSPWKQNVSLSILKSHENGFMEDLDKTWVRYQECDSRSNAPATLTFENMAGVFMLVAGGIVAGIFLIFIEIAYKRHKDARRKQMQLAFAAVNVWRKNLQSTGGGRGALQNQKDTVLPRRAIEREEGQLQMCARHRES from the exons ATGAGCACCATGCGTCTGCTGACCCTCGCCCTGCTTTTCTCCTGCTCCTTCGCCCGTGCCGCCTGCGACCCCAAGATCGTCAACATCGGCGCGGTGCTGAGCACGCGGAAGCACGAGCAGGTGTTCCGCGAGGCCGTGAACCAGGCCAACAAGCGGCACGGCTCCTGGAAGATCCAGCTCAACGCAACCTCCGTCACCCACAAGCCCAACGCCATCCAGATGGCCCTGTCGGTGTGCGAGGACCTCATCTCCAGCCAG GTCTACGCCATCCTAGTCAGCCATCCACCCACCCCCAATGACcacttcacccccacccccgtttccTACACAGCCGGCTTCTACCGCATCCCCGTCCTGGGGCTGACCACCCGCATGTCCATCTATTCAGACAAG AGCATCCACCTGAGCTTCCTGCGCACGGTGCCGCCCTACTCCCACCAGTCGAGCGTCTGGTTCGAGATGATGCGCGTCTACAGCTGGAACCACATCATCCTCCTGGTCAGCGACGACCACGAGGGCCGCGCGGCGCAGAAGCGCCTGGAGACGCTGCTGGAGGAGCGCGAGTCCAAG GCTGAGAAAGTGCTGCAGTTTGACCCGGGGACCAAGAACGTGACGGCCCTGCTGATGGAGGCGCGGGAGTTGGAGGCCCGGGTCATCATCCTCTCTGCCAG CGAGGACGACGCTGCCACCGTGTACCGCGCAGCGGCCATGCTGAACATGACTGGCTCGGGGTACGTGTGGCTGGTAGGGGAGCGCGAGATCTCGGGGAACGCCCTGCGCTACGCCCCTGACG GCATCATCGGGCTGCAGCTCATCAACGGCAAGAACGAGTCGGCCCACATCAGCGACGCGGTGGGCGTGGTGGCCCAGGCGGTGCACGAGCTCCTGGAGAAGGAAAACATCACCGACCCGCCGCGGGGCTGCGTGGGCAACACCAACATCTGGAAAACCGGGCCGCTCTTTAAGAG AGTGCTGATGTCTTCCAAGTATGCGGATGGGGTGACTGGCCGTGTGGAGTTCAACGAGGACGGGGACCGTAAATTTGCCAACTACAGCATCATGAACCTGCAGAACCGCAAGCTGGTGCAAGTGGGCATCTACAACGGCACCCAC GTCATCCCCAATGACCGGAAGATCATCTGGCCGggcggagagacagagaaacctcGAGGATACCAGATGTCCACCAGGCTGAAG ATCGTGACGATCCACCAGGAGCCCTTCGTGTATGTCAAGCCCACGCTGAACGATGGCACGTGCAAGGAGGAAATCACAGTCAACGGGGACCCCGTCAAGAAAGTGATCTGCACCGGGCCCAACGACACCTCGCCGGGAAGCC CACGCCACACGGTGCCTCAGTGCTGCTACGGCTTCTGCATCGACCTGCTCATCAAGCTGGCGCGGACCATGAACTTCACCTATGAGGTGCACCTGGTGGCCGATGGCAAGTTCGGCACTCAAGAGCGG GTGAacaacagcaataaaaaggagTGGAACGGGATGATGGGTGAGCTGCTCAGCGGGCAGGCGGACATGATCGTGGCCCCGCTGACCATCAACAACGAACGTGCACAGTACATCGAATTTTCCAAGCCTTTCAAGTACCAGGGCCTGACCATTCTGGTCAAGAAG GAGATCCCCCGGAGCACCCTGGACTCCTTCATGCAGCCCTTCCAGAGCACGCTGTGGCTTCTGGTGGGGCTGTCGGTGCACGTGGTGGCCGTGATGCTGTACCTGCTGGACCGCTTCAG CCCCTTCGGCCGGTTCAAGGTGAACAgcgaagaagaggaagaggacgCGCTGACCCTGTCTTCCGCCATGTGGTTCTCCTGGGGCGTCCTGCTCAACTCTGGCATCGGAGAAG GCGCCCCCCGAAGTTTCTCCGCACGCATCCTGGGCATGGTGTGGGCCGGCTTCGCCATGATCATCGTGGCCTCCTACACTGCCAACCTGGCTGCCTTCCTGGTTCTGGACCGGCCCGAGGAGCGCATCACAGGCATCAACGACCCGCGG CTGAGGAACCCCTCGGACAAGTTCATCTACGCGACGGTGAAACAGAGTTCGGTGGACATCTACTTCCGGCGGCAGGTGGAGCTGAGCACCATGTACCGGCACATGGAGAAGCATAATTACGAGAGTGCGGCCGAGGCCATCCAGGCCGTGCGAGACAA CAAACTGCACGCCTTCATCTGGGACTCGGCGGTGCTGGAGTTTGAGGCCTCACAGAAGTGCGACCTCGTGACTACCGGCGAGCTGTTCTTCCGCTCTGGCTTCGGCATCGGAATGCGCAAGGACAGCCCCTGGAAGCAGAATGTCTCCTTGTCCATCCTCAA GTCCCACGAGAACGGCTTCATGGAAGACTTAGACAAGACGTGGGTGCGGTACCAGGAGTGTGACTCACGTAGCAATGCGCCTGCTACTCTCACCTTCGAGAACATGGCAG GAGTCTTCATGCTGGTGGCTGGGGGCATCGTGGCTGGCATCTTCCTGATCTTCATTGAAATTGCCTACAAGCGGCACAAGGATGCCCGCCGAAAGCAGATGCAGCTAGCCTTTGCCGCAGTGAACGTGTGGAGAAAGAACCTGCAG AGCACCGGGGGTGGACGCGGCGCTTTGCAAAACCAAAAAGACACAGTGCTGCCGCGACGTGCTATTGAGAGGGAGGAGGGCCAGCTGCAGATGTGTGCCCGACATAGGGAGAGCTGA
- the GRIN1 gene encoding glutamate receptor ionotropic, NMDA 1 isoform X12, whose product MSTMRLLTLALLFSCSFARAACDPKIVNIGAVLSTRKHEQVFREAVNQANKRHGSWKIQLNATSVTHKPNAIQMALSVCEDLISSQVYAILVSHPPTPNDHFTPTPVSYTAGFYRIPVLGLTTRMSIYSDKSIHLSFLRTVPPYSHQSSVWFEMMRVYSWNHIILLVSDDHEGRAAQKRLETLLEERESKAEKVLQFDPGTKNVTALLMEARELEARVIILSASEDDAATVYRAAAMLNMTGSGYVWLVGEREISGNALRYAPDGIIGLQLINGKNESAHISDAVGVVAQAVHELLEKENITDPPRGCVGNTNIWKTGPLFKRVLMSSKYADGVTGRVEFNEDGDRKFANYSIMNLQNRKLVQVGIYNGTHVIPNDRKIIWPGGETEKPRGYQMSTRLKIVTIHQEPFVYVKPTLNDGTCKEEITVNGDPVKKVICTGPNDTSPGSPRHTVPQCCYGFCIDLLIKLARTMNFTYEVHLVADGKFGTQERVNNSNKKEWNGMMGELLSGQADMIVAPLTINNERAQYIEFSKPFKYQGLTILVKKEIPRSTLDSFMQPFQSTLWLLVGLSVHVVAVMLYLLDRFSPFGRFKVNSEEEEEDALTLSSAMWFSWGVLLNSGIGEGAPRSFSARILGMVWAGFAMIIVASYTANLAAFLVLDRPEERITGINDPRLRNPSDKFIYATVKQSSVDIYFRRQVELSTMYRHMEKHNYESAAEAIQAVRDNKLHAFIWDSAVLEFEASQKCDLVTTGELFFRSGFGIGMRKDSPWKQNVSLSILKSHENGFMEDLDKTWVRYQECDSRSNAPATLTFENMAGVFMLVAGGIVAGIFLIFIEIAYKRHKDARRKQMQLAFAAVNVWRKNLQDRKSGRAEPDPKKKATFRAITSTLASSFKRRRSSKDTSTGGGRGALQNQKDTVLPRRAIEREEGQLQMCARHRES is encoded by the exons ATGAGCACCATGCGTCTGCTGACCCTCGCCCTGCTTTTCTCCTGCTCCTTCGCCCGTGCCGCCTGCGACCCCAAGATCGTCAACATCGGCGCGGTGCTGAGCACGCGGAAGCACGAGCAGGTGTTCCGCGAGGCCGTGAACCAGGCCAACAAGCGGCACGGCTCCTGGAAGATCCAGCTCAACGCAACCTCCGTCACCCACAAGCCCAACGCCATCCAGATGGCCCTGTCGGTGTGCGAGGACCTCATCTCCAGCCAG GTCTACGCCATCCTAGTCAGCCATCCACCCACCCCCAATGACcacttcacccccacccccgtttccTACACAGCCGGCTTCTACCGCATCCCCGTCCTGGGGCTGACCACCCGCATGTCCATCTATTCAGACAAG AGCATCCACCTGAGCTTCCTGCGCACGGTGCCGCCCTACTCCCACCAGTCGAGCGTCTGGTTCGAGATGATGCGCGTCTACAGCTGGAACCACATCATCCTCCTGGTCAGCGACGACCACGAGGGCCGCGCGGCGCAGAAGCGCCTGGAGACGCTGCTGGAGGAGCGCGAGTCCAAG GCTGAGAAAGTGCTGCAGTTTGACCCGGGGACCAAGAACGTGACGGCCCTGCTGATGGAGGCGCGGGAGTTGGAGGCCCGGGTCATCATCCTCTCTGCCAG CGAGGACGACGCTGCCACCGTGTACCGCGCAGCGGCCATGCTGAACATGACTGGCTCGGGGTACGTGTGGCTGGTAGGGGAGCGCGAGATCTCGGGGAACGCCCTGCGCTACGCCCCTGACG GCATCATCGGGCTGCAGCTCATCAACGGCAAGAACGAGTCGGCCCACATCAGCGACGCGGTGGGCGTGGTGGCCCAGGCGGTGCACGAGCTCCTGGAGAAGGAAAACATCACCGACCCGCCGCGGGGCTGCGTGGGCAACACCAACATCTGGAAAACCGGGCCGCTCTTTAAGAG AGTGCTGATGTCTTCCAAGTATGCGGATGGGGTGACTGGCCGTGTGGAGTTCAACGAGGACGGGGACCGTAAATTTGCCAACTACAGCATCATGAACCTGCAGAACCGCAAGCTGGTGCAAGTGGGCATCTACAACGGCACCCAC GTCATCCCCAATGACCGGAAGATCATCTGGCCGggcggagagacagagaaacctcGAGGATACCAGATGTCCACCAGGCTGAAG ATCGTGACGATCCACCAGGAGCCCTTCGTGTATGTCAAGCCCACGCTGAACGATGGCACGTGCAAGGAGGAAATCACAGTCAACGGGGACCCCGTCAAGAAAGTGATCTGCACCGGGCCCAACGACACCTCGCCGGGAAGCC CACGCCACACGGTGCCTCAGTGCTGCTACGGCTTCTGCATCGACCTGCTCATCAAGCTGGCGCGGACCATGAACTTCACCTATGAGGTGCACCTGGTGGCCGATGGCAAGTTCGGCACTCAAGAGCGG GTGAacaacagcaataaaaaggagTGGAACGGGATGATGGGTGAGCTGCTCAGCGGGCAGGCGGACATGATCGTGGCCCCGCTGACCATCAACAACGAACGTGCACAGTACATCGAATTTTCCAAGCCTTTCAAGTACCAGGGCCTGACCATTCTGGTCAAGAAG GAGATCCCCCGGAGCACCCTGGACTCCTTCATGCAGCCCTTCCAGAGCACGCTGTGGCTTCTGGTGGGGCTGTCGGTGCACGTGGTGGCCGTGATGCTGTACCTGCTGGACCGCTTCAG CCCCTTCGGCCGGTTCAAGGTGAACAgcgaagaagaggaagaggacgCGCTGACCCTGTCTTCCGCCATGTGGTTCTCCTGGGGCGTCCTGCTCAACTCTGGCATCGGAGAAG GCGCCCCCCGAAGTTTCTCCGCACGCATCCTGGGCATGGTGTGGGCCGGCTTCGCCATGATCATCGTGGCCTCCTACACTGCCAACCTGGCTGCCTTCCTGGTTCTGGACCGGCCCGAGGAGCGCATCACAGGCATCAACGACCCGCGG CTGAGGAACCCCTCGGACAAGTTCATCTACGCGACGGTGAAACAGAGTTCGGTGGACATCTACTTCCGGCGGCAGGTGGAGCTGAGCACCATGTACCGGCACATGGAGAAGCATAATTACGAGAGTGCGGCCGAGGCCATCCAGGCCGTGCGAGACAA CAAACTGCACGCCTTCATCTGGGACTCGGCGGTGCTGGAGTTTGAGGCCTCACAGAAGTGCGACCTCGTGACTACCGGCGAGCTGTTCTTCCGCTCTGGCTTCGGCATCGGAATGCGCAAGGACAGCCCCTGGAAGCAGAATGTCTCCTTGTCCATCCTCAA GTCCCACGAGAACGGCTTCATGGAAGACTTAGACAAGACGTGGGTGCGGTACCAGGAGTGTGACTCACGTAGCAATGCGCCTGCTACTCTCACCTTCGAGAACATGGCAG GAGTCTTCATGCTGGTGGCTGGGGGCATCGTGGCTGGCATCTTCCTGATCTTCATTGAAATTGCCTACAAGCGGCACAAGGATGCCCGCCGAAAGCAGATGCAGCTAGCCTTTGCCGCAGTGAACGTGTGGAGAAAGAACCTGCAG GATAGAAAGAGTGGTAGAGCAGAGCCCGACCCTAAAAAGAAAGCCACTTTTAGGGCTATCACCTCCACCCTGGCTTCCAGCTTCAAGAGACGTAGGTCCTCCAAAGACACG AGCACCGGGGGTGGACGCGGCGCTTTGCAAAACCAAAAAGACACAGTGCTGCCGCGACGTGCTATTGAGAGGGAGGAGGGCCAGCTGCAGATGTGTGCCCGACATAGGGAGAGCTGA
- the GRIN1 gene encoding glutamate receptor ionotropic, NMDA 1 isoform X9 yields the protein MSTMRLLTLALLFSCSFARAACDPKIVNIGAVLSTRKHEQVFREAVNQANKRHGSWKIQLNATSVTHKPNAIQMALSVCEDLISSQVYAILVSHPPTPNDHFTPTPVSYTAGFYRIPVLGLTTRMSIYSDKSIHLSFLRTVPPYSHQSSVWFEMMRVYSWNHIILLVSDDHEGRAAQKRLETLLEERESKSKKRNYENLDQLSYDNKRGPKAEKVLQFDPGTKNVTALLMEARELEARVIILSASEDDAATVYRAAAMLNMTGSGYVWLVGEREISGNALRYAPDGIIGLQLINGKNESAHISDAVGVVAQAVHELLEKENITDPPRGCVGNTNIWKTGPLFKRVLMSSKYADGVTGRVEFNEDGDRKFANYSIMNLQNRKLVQVGIYNGTHVIPNDRKIIWPGGETEKPRGYQMSTRLKIVTIHQEPFVYVKPTLNDGTCKEEITVNGDPVKKVICTGPNDTSPGSPRHTVPQCCYGFCIDLLIKLARTMNFTYEVHLVADGKFGTQERVNNSNKKEWNGMMGELLSGQADMIVAPLTINNERAQYIEFSKPFKYQGLTILVKKEIPRSTLDSFMQPFQSTLWLLVGLSVHVVAVMLYLLDRFSPFGRFKVNSEEEEEDALTLSSAMWFSWGVLLNSGIGEGAAIPGPALHRPVPCTAPSRPRVARRPAADRPPPTGAPRSFSARILGMVWAGFAMIIVASYTANLAAFLVLDRPEERITGINDPRLRNPSDKFIYATVKQSSVDIYFRRQVELSTMYRHMEKHNYESAAEAIQAVRDNKLHAFIWDSAVLEFEASQKCDLVTTGELFFRSGFGIGMRKDSPWKQNVSLSILKSHENGFMEDLDKTWVRYQECDSRSNAPATLTFENMAGVFMLVAGGIVAGIFLIFIEIAYKRHKDARRKQMQLAFAAVNVWRKNLQSTGGGRGALQNQKDTVLPRRAIEREEGQLQMCARHRES from the exons ATGAGCACCATGCGTCTGCTGACCCTCGCCCTGCTTTTCTCCTGCTCCTTCGCCCGTGCCGCCTGCGACCCCAAGATCGTCAACATCGGCGCGGTGCTGAGCACGCGGAAGCACGAGCAGGTGTTCCGCGAGGCCGTGAACCAGGCCAACAAGCGGCACGGCTCCTGGAAGATCCAGCTCAACGCAACCTCCGTCACCCACAAGCCCAACGCCATCCAGATGGCCCTGTCGGTGTGCGAGGACCTCATCTCCAGCCAG GTCTACGCCATCCTAGTCAGCCATCCACCCACCCCCAATGACcacttcacccccacccccgtttccTACACAGCCGGCTTCTACCGCATCCCCGTCCTGGGGCTGACCACCCGCATGTCCATCTATTCAGACAAG AGCATCCACCTGAGCTTCCTGCGCACGGTGCCGCCCTACTCCCACCAGTCGAGCGTCTGGTTCGAGATGATGCGCGTCTACAGCTGGAACCACATCATCCTCCTGGTCAGCGACGACCACGAGGGCCGCGCGGCGCAGAAGCGCCTGGAGACGCTGCTGGAGGAGCGCGAGTCCAAG AGTAAAAAAAGGAACTATGAAAACCTCGACCAACTGTCCTATGACAACAAGCGCGGACCCAAG GCTGAGAAAGTGCTGCAGTTTGACCCGGGGACCAAGAACGTGACGGCCCTGCTGATGGAGGCGCGGGAGTTGGAGGCCCGGGTCATCATCCTCTCTGCCAG CGAGGACGACGCTGCCACCGTGTACCGCGCAGCGGCCATGCTGAACATGACTGGCTCGGGGTACGTGTGGCTGGTAGGGGAGCGCGAGATCTCGGGGAACGCCCTGCGCTACGCCCCTGACG GCATCATCGGGCTGCAGCTCATCAACGGCAAGAACGAGTCGGCCCACATCAGCGACGCGGTGGGCGTGGTGGCCCAGGCGGTGCACGAGCTCCTGGAGAAGGAAAACATCACCGACCCGCCGCGGGGCTGCGTGGGCAACACCAACATCTGGAAAACCGGGCCGCTCTTTAAGAG AGTGCTGATGTCTTCCAAGTATGCGGATGGGGTGACTGGCCGTGTGGAGTTCAACGAGGACGGGGACCGTAAATTTGCCAACTACAGCATCATGAACCTGCAGAACCGCAAGCTGGTGCAAGTGGGCATCTACAACGGCACCCAC GTCATCCCCAATGACCGGAAGATCATCTGGCCGggcggagagacagagaaacctcGAGGATACCAGATGTCCACCAGGCTGAAG ATCGTGACGATCCACCAGGAGCCCTTCGTGTATGTCAAGCCCACGCTGAACGATGGCACGTGCAAGGAGGAAATCACAGTCAACGGGGACCCCGTCAAGAAAGTGATCTGCACCGGGCCCAACGACACCTCGCCGGGAAGCC CACGCCACACGGTGCCTCAGTGCTGCTACGGCTTCTGCATCGACCTGCTCATCAAGCTGGCGCGGACCATGAACTTCACCTATGAGGTGCACCTGGTGGCCGATGGCAAGTTCGGCACTCAAGAGCGG GTGAacaacagcaataaaaaggagTGGAACGGGATGATGGGTGAGCTGCTCAGCGGGCAGGCGGACATGATCGTGGCCCCGCTGACCATCAACAACGAACGTGCACAGTACATCGAATTTTCCAAGCCTTTCAAGTACCAGGGCCTGACCATTCTGGTCAAGAAG GAGATCCCCCGGAGCACCCTGGACTCCTTCATGCAGCCCTTCCAGAGCACGCTGTGGCTTCTGGTGGGGCTGTCGGTGCACGTGGTGGCCGTGATGCTGTACCTGCTGGACCGCTTCAG CCCCTTCGGCCGGTTCAAGGTGAACAgcgaagaagaggaagaggacgCGCTGACCCTGTCTTCCGCCATGTGGTTCTCCTGGGGCGTCCTGCTCAACTCTGGCATCGGAGAAGGTGCGGCTATTCCAGGCCCTGCCCTGCACCGCCCCGTCCCCTGCACCGCCCCGTCCCGTCCCCGCGTCGCCCGCAGGCCCGCAGCTGACCGTCCTCCACCCACAGGCGCCCCCCGAAGTTTCTCCGCACGCATCCTGGGCATGGTGTGGGCCGGCTTCGCCATGATCATCGTGGCCTCCTACACTGCCAACCTGGCTGCCTTCCTGGTTCTGGACCGGCCCGAGGAGCGCATCACAGGCATCAACGACCCGCGG CTGAGGAACCCCTCGGACAAGTTCATCTACGCGACGGTGAAACAGAGTTCGGTGGACATCTACTTCCGGCGGCAGGTGGAGCTGAGCACCATGTACCGGCACATGGAGAAGCATAATTACGAGAGTGCGGCCGAGGCCATCCAGGCCGTGCGAGACAA CAAACTGCACGCCTTCATCTGGGACTCGGCGGTGCTGGAGTTTGAGGCCTCACAGAAGTGCGACCTCGTGACTACCGGCGAGCTGTTCTTCCGCTCTGGCTTCGGCATCGGAATGCGCAAGGACAGCCCCTGGAAGCAGAATGTCTCCTTGTCCATCCTCAA GTCCCACGAGAACGGCTTCATGGAAGACTTAGACAAGACGTGGGTGCGGTACCAGGAGTGTGACTCACGTAGCAATGCGCCTGCTACTCTCACCTTCGAGAACATGGCAG GAGTCTTCATGCTGGTGGCTGGGGGCATCGTGGCTGGCATCTTCCTGATCTTCATTGAAATTGCCTACAAGCGGCACAAGGATGCCCGCCGAAAGCAGATGCAGCTAGCCTTTGCCGCAGTGAACGTGTGGAGAAAGAACCTGCAG AGCACCGGGGGTGGACGCGGCGCTTTGCAAAACCAAAAAGACACAGTGCTGCCGCGACGTGCTATTGAGAGGGAGGAGGGCCAGCTGCAGATGTGTGCCCGACATAGGGAGAGCTGA